A genomic segment from Pelobates fuscus isolate aPelFus1 chromosome 7, aPelFus1.pri, whole genome shotgun sequence encodes:
- the LOC134569111 gene encoding serine/threonine-protein kinase N2-like, which produces MAPEMAKRMAYTRSVDWWSFGVVIYVMLTRYLPFEGRDIETLYANIAKRKLKIPASLSSKATSILSRLLSKNHVKRLGSSERDAEDVKDHPFFQHIDWNALLLQNVTPPFVPTINGAEDVSNFDAIFTSEAPIITPPVRRRVPPLLEKQTFEDFCWRADWS; this is translated from the exons ATGGCTCCTGAAATGGCCAAGCGCATGGCATATACAAGATCTGTGGACTGGTGGAGCTTCGGAGTGGTTATTTACGTAATGCTAACTAGATAC ttaCCCTTTGAAGGCCGTGATATTGAGACGTTATATGCTAATATTGCCAAACGTAAACTGAAAATACCAGCGTCATTGTCTAGTAAAGCCACTTCAATACTAAGTAGG TTACTGAGTAAAAACCATGTGAAGCGTCTGGGATCCAGCGAGAGAGATGCAGAGGACGTGAAAGACCATCCTTTTTTTCAA CATATAGATTGGAACGCATTGTTATTACAAAATGTGACACCTCCATTTGTGCCAACCATCAACGGAGCCGAAGACGTCAGCAACTTTGATGCAATATTCACCTCGGAAGCGCCTATTATAACTCCACCAGTAAGACGAAGAGTTCCACCGTTATTAGAGAAGCAGACATTTGAGGATTTTTGTTGGAGGGCAGATTGGAGTTAG